In Aspergillus fumigatus Af293 chromosome 2, whole genome shotgun sequence, a genomic segment contains:
- a CDS encoding WD40 repeat domain-containing protein — protein sequence MASGSLTVKSKNAGPGSSLRITPSNSPGLRPPRSPNKTSLHQSTLSLRTVIGTTTTDPNGFSSHDQSRSFALCAGSAAILAELDDEYNVNQRFFKARPSASSINPVTSFYNQSTPPSTPDTRAKSISNIRANAHNITHNGSPSSDLPETNSPRSWSSRERIKAVTSVSISPNGRFLAVGETGYNPRVLIFSTAKDASPEIPLSILTEHTVGVRSVSFSPNSQYLATLGEVNDGFLFVWAVSLKTGSARLHSTNKCINIVRHMGWTGQSLVTVGVRHVKVWRLPETRPVSPSKSRLNADPAIGSPSLAPKALSGRNCLLGSFGTCVFTCVAGISDSEAVVGTEDGALCLLDDSEVSPKLSLIKYVGFGISSLTIDPDHGYLWVGGREKRMQRFSLESLRPSSPISPGPSGRTSSSKKTKGPAITCMGSLGSHLVSVNSSKEIQIYRVESISNDCERALAIAAHRDAVLGISPLPDHNELQANFFTWSANGTVKFWDTAGRCKDSRTVTVEQPLGSDESLTNELKILRATEDLKLLVSGDKMGVLRVLSGQSWKCVNQIRAHEAEVTDVALHVVSDSCLIASSGRDRMVQLFRSTDESLELVQTMDDHVGSVNQLLFIKNGEKLLSCSSDRTVFIRERMTRETSGETAIAYLASRAVTLKASPVSMTLSTEDPNILIISTVDRCIQQYDLDSGKQTRSFRTTDSDSSDTVVMTALSMASHIPGKCPTLLMGVASTDKSIRVYDMEREALLTAEFGHAEGVSDVCLLTRDSDCSGKPPSRTLVSAGMDGVVMIWDLVVQAQQSPDYTQTNLSEEEVDSASKKSTVSKPLRKILSKHELAGFQRQDNITGTPTPVRDSSQSLARKISKISLTPSSLKNEKSAPATPPFSRSDRRSPPSHSRLQKLRKSPSPSRRSTPGKKLGNTNNHSRRISLDFRSRGRNVSKSESGSLNISTEQVCRTLKAYRKKLNTSTEYLHSQKELQRELDLTLRVLAARPNGCGNAETETDSSGKENDGNQNALQSPHRMHSAPSLRQKGHI from the exons ATGGCGAGTGGTTCGTTGACTGTCAAAAGCAAGAATGCTGGGCCGGGTTCTTCCCTACGCATCACTCCTTCCAATTCGCCTGGTCTGAGACCTCCCCGGTCACCTAATAAGACCTCCTTGCACCAATCCACCCTTTCCCTCCGGACGGTTATCGGCACGACTACAACGGACCCGAACGGCTTCTCAAGCCACGACCAAAGCAGATCATTTGCGCTATGCGCCGGTTCGGCGGCCATCCTGGCAGAACTGGATGATGAATACAATGTAAACCAGCGCTTCTTCAAAGCCCGACCCTCCGCGAGCAGCATCAACCCGGTTACGTCTTTCTACAACCAATCCACACCTCCATCGACGCCCGATACGAGAGCAAAATCGATATCTAACATCAGAGCAAATGCGCACAATATCACCCACAATGGATCTCCGTCTAGCGACCTCCCTGAGACTAACAGCCCGCGGTCCTGGTCGTCGAGGGAAAGAATAAAGGCGGTTACCAGTGTATCAATTAGCCCAAATGGAAGATTCCTTGCTGTTGGAGAG ACTGGGTATAACCCTCGAGTTTTGATCTTCTCTACGGCAAAAGACGCATCTCCGGAGATTCCCCTGTCAATTCTCACCGAGCACACCGTCGGCGTTCGCAGCGTCTCCTTCAGCCCTAACTCCCAGTACCTCGCCACCCTCGGTGAGGTGAATGACGGTTTTCTCTTCGTGTGGGCTGTAAGTCTGAAGACCGGATCAGCCAGGCTACATTCGACAAATAAGTGCATCAACATTGTTCGCCACATGGGCTGGACGGGACAGAGTCTTGTCAC CGTCGGAGTTCGGCATGTGAAAGTATGGCGCCTCCCAGAAACAAGACCCGTATCGCCATCGAAGTCTCGCCTAAATGCGGATCCGGCCATTGGCTCCCCCAGCCTGGCCCCGAAAGCGCTTTCAGGACGAAACTGTCTCCTCGGGTCGTTCGGAACTTGCGTGTTCACCTGTGTCGCAGGAATATCAGACAGTGAAGCTGTAGTTGGCACCGAGGACGGTGCCCTTTGCCTCCTGGATGATAGTGAGGTATCTCCAAAGCTATCCCTGATCAAGTACGTGGGGTTTGGCATCTCCTCTTTGACCATTGATCCAGACCATGGTTACCTCTGGGTCGGTGGTCGGGAAAAGAGAATGCAGAGGTTCTCATTGGAGTCACTTCGGCCGTCGAGCCCAATTTCTCCAGGGCCTTCTGGTCGAACCTCATCGAGTAAGAAGACCAAGGGACCTGCGATCACTTGTATGGGATCCCTCGGATCACATCTAGTGTCTGTCAATTCCAGCAAAGAAATCCAGATCTATCGGGTAGAGTCAATAAGTAATGATTGCGAGAGAGCACTTGCGATCGCCGCTCACAGAGACGCGGTCCTCGGCATTTCTCCTTTACCAGACCACAACGAACTCCAAGCCAACTTTTTCACGTGGTCGGCCAACGGGACCGTGAAATTCTGGGATACAGCGGGCAGGTGTAAGGACTCTAGGACAGTCACGGTAGAGCAGCCTTTGGGCAGTGATGAAAGTCTAACAAATGAGTTGAAAATCTTGAGGGCGACTGAAGACCTGAAGTTGCTCGTGTCAGGAGATAAAATGGGTGTTCTGAG GGTCCTTTCGGGACAGTCATGGAAATGTGTCAATCAGATTCGGGCTCACGAGGCAGAGGTCACTGATGTGGCCCTTCACGTGGTCTCTGACTCCTGTCTCATTGCCAGTTCTGGTCGAGATCGCATGGTTCAGCTTTTCCGTAGCACTGACGAAAGCCTGGAGCTTGTGCAGACAATGGATGATCACGTCGGGTCAGTGAATCAGCTACTCTTCATTAAGAACGGCGAGAAGCTTCTCTCGTGCTCCTCAGATCGCACCGTGTTCATTCGAGAACGCATGACTCGAGAAACCAGTGGAGAAACAGCTATTGCGTATCTGGCCTCCAGGGCTGTCACGCTTAAGGCATCTCCGGTTTCCATGACTCTATCTACAGAAGACCCAAATATTCTCATCATATCCACTGTTGATCGTTGTATACAACAGTATGATCTCGATTCGGGGAAGCAGACTCGCTCTTTCCGAACCACCGATTCGGATTCAAGCGACACAGTGGTCATGACTGCCCTGAGCATGGCTTCCCACATTCCAGGGAAATGTCCCACGTTGCTTATGGGAGTCGCAAGCACAGACAAATCAATTCGCGTGTACGATATGGAACGCGAAGCACTTCTTACTGCCGAGTTCGGGCATGCCGAGGGCGTGAGCGATGTATGCTTGCTGACCAGAGATTCTGACTGCAGTGGGAAACCTCCTAGTCGGACTCTGGTTAGCGCTGGTATGGACGGCGTCGTCATGATATGGGATTTAGTGGTGCAAGCACAGCAATCTCCGGATTATACCCAAACCAACCTATCAGAAGAGGAAGTCGATAGTGCGTCGAAAAAATCGACGGTCTCCAAGCCTCTGCGCAAGATCCTATCCAAACACGAGCTTGCTGGATTCCAGCGGCAAGACAACATCACAGGAACTCCAACTCCTGTGCGGGACTCCTCTCAGTCACTAGCTCGCAAAATTTCCAAAATCTCTCTCACACCCTCTTCCTTAAAGAACGAAAAATCAGCTCCGGCTACTCCTCCTTTCTCAAGGTCTGACCGTCGCTCACCCCCTTCGCACTCCCGCCTGCAGAAGTTGCGCAAGTCTCCATCCCCAAGCAGAAGATCCACACCTGGTAAAAAGCTCGGCAACACAAACAATCATTCTCGTCGCATATCACTAGACTTCCGCTCCCGCGGCAGAAACGTGTCCAAGAGCGAATCTGGAAGTTTAAATATATCTACGGAGCAGGTTTGCCGCACATTGAAGGCTTACCGGAAAAAATTAAATACCTCCACAGAGTATCTCCACTCCCAGAAGGAACTGCAGCGCGAACTGGACCTAACACTTCGAGTCCTCGCAGCTCGACCTAATGGTTGTGGAAATGCTGAAACCGAGACAGACAGCAGCGGAAAGGAAAATGATGGAAATCAAAATGCCTTGCAAAGTCCACATCGGATGCACTCGGCTCCAAGTTTGCGCCAAAAAGGGCACATATAA
- the rrg9 gene encoding mitochondrial ribosome assembly protein RRG9, with translation MSSSICVASSRLSLPTLLRNVCRSEFTADLGPRSEYKSFFAMQRAALAYRRIRGPRQFSSLTLADDIPTTSKQPPSRAANVSSVSQPGEPTKTGAGEIRASSHPSEVVSSSPRADSAKRKKASAPEATAGAKPAANESSDKKRSEAPRKSSLSILSKSKKKKEPWQIQKEALKKKFKEGWNPPKKLSPDALEGIRHLHAVAPDRFTTPVLAEQFQVSPEAIRRILKSKWRPSPEEMEKRRERWERRHDRIWSQMTELGLRRPKRSAEKFSDVKVLYDKPV, from the coding sequence ATGTCAAGTAGTATATGTGTCGCGTCCTCAAGACTCAGTCTTCCCACCCTACTGCGAAATGTCTGTCGTTCTGAGTTCACCGCCGATCTTGGACCTCGTTCTGAGTACAAAAGTTTCTTCGCCATGCAACGAGCAGCCTTGGCCTATCGCAGGATTAGAGGTCCTCGACAGTTCAGCTCGCTGACTCTGGCCGACGATATACCTACTACATCCAAACAACCACCTTCGCGCGCTGCAAACGTTAGCAGTGTATCACAGCCGGGCGAACCAACCAAGACTGGCGCCGGCGAAATTAGAGCGTCTAGCCATCCCTCTGAGGTTGTCAGTTCTTCTCCTCGTGCCGATTCTGCGAAGCGTAAGAAAGCGTCTGCCCCGGAAGCAACGGCCGGAGCAAAGCCAGCTGCAAACGAGTCTTCGGATAAGAAACGCTCAGAAGCCCCTCGAAAATCCAGtctttccattctctccaagtcgaagaaaaagaaagagccaTGGCAAATCCAAAAGGAGGCACTGAAAAAGAAATTCAAGGAGGGCTGGAATCCGCCGAAGAAACTATCCCCCGACGCGCTGGAAGGGATTCGACACCTACACGCTGTTGCACCCGATCGCTTCACTACTCCTGTACTAGCTGAGCAGTTTCAAGTTTCTCCGGAAGCAATCAGACggatcttgaagagcaaATGGCGGCCTTCGCCAGAagaaatggagaagagacgAGAGCGGTGGGAAAGAAGACACGATCGCATTTGGAGCCAGATGACCGAGCTGGGTCTCAGGCGTCCAAAGCGTAGCGCAGAAAAGTTTTCGGACGTAAAGGTGTTGTATGATAAGCCTGTTTGA
- a CDS encoding putative intracellular protein transport protein (Sat1): MQSDIQVFVKWKDQTIFAGEDVECIITFKNVAETDVETNNGGQVSHQRKQSRAGNAQASNPDSYFSLKAPQTSLFSPHRRSFPVAPRKGSTHRISSSLTSPLIGSHSFPPPTPRNNQNSGHQHKRSVSILSIESEGTGDKTSRSSFQFNRSRPGKGHGRSASLQVVPRRYEGYEDSFAKAGRNTVRGISEAGTNQFPGNLRPDLEGPRVSRSGSNGQRPIQHSGSPRTPGRRPQLPPMDFKFPPAPTSDPSNRPALSPAATSIDENPGSVSTGLSSGKESPAIPPLGHLPQLTRIISTSSPSGSHRSSGEFYSASDNSSETLQSEYTNYSANTRRPSGPRHARHFSSVDTGPKRPNGQTLLMGYAQVSASFTVDGSLINQAAFEEVKRKGVVGSQGNAAGTLGGGSASISDKSRKSGGFWGAFKWNAIEESISGLLSNNELDGLRDMRGVTSSRSIPLLSTPQSLLFVDLRLAPGEEQSYSFSFTLPKGLPASHKGKAIKISYNLVIGTQRPSGSNEPQRVNRITIPFRVFSGVNSQGEILGHNLMSPYVILRDEARVQKVGSTSPPPVSKNKSISGHVWTSAPEFLSYVDELLEQQSRKNLLQPPDLVSARRSSSYEALAGPLSCKDAIDLAILRSNQAISKARSPNRFEIARNGRRIAVVVLNRPAHRLGETITATVNFTDVALPCYALRATLESFEKVASSLAVRSNASIHRATRRVHASFFENTLYSTRVVFSPAVPVSATPTIITTGVNHEWELRFEFVTTSLHHELGTGLSGARLLEVVSEDDRGQVMSGLENLGCESFEIAIPVTVYGETVRERLPEENEGYSI, translated from the exons ATGCAATCGGACATACAGGTCTTTGTGAAGTGGAAAGACCAGACTATATTCGCAGGTGAAGATGTGGAATGTATAATCACCTTCAAGAACGTGGCAGAGACAGATGTGGAGACAAACAATGGAGGGCAGGTTTCCCATCAGCGAAAGCAGTCTCGCGCTGGCAATGCGCAGGCCTCTAACCCCGACTCCTACTTCTCATTGAAAGCTCCTCAAACTTCATTGTTTAGTCCTCACCGCCGCTCCTTTCCTGTTGCGCCCAGGAAGGGTTCTACACATCGAATATCCTCGTCGTTGACCTCCCCGTTGATCGGCTCGCACAGCTTTCCTCCTCCCACTCCGCGAAATAACCAAAACTCCGGGCACCAGCACAAGCGCTCCGTGTCTATACTGTCAATTGAAAGTGAAGGAACTGGGGATAAAACCTCGAGGTCGTCGTTCCAGTTCAATCGTTCCCGGCCGGGGAAGGGTCATGGTCGTTCTGCCAGCTTGCAAGTCGTACCCAGAAGGTATGAGGGGTATGAAGATAGCTTCGCAAAAG CTGGGCGAAACACCGTCCGTGGCATTTCCGAGGCTGGCACCAACCAATTCCCGGGTAATCTGAGGCCAGACCTGGAAGGACCCAGAGTCAGTCGCTCCGGATCCAACGGGCAGAGACCCATTCAGCATTCAGGATCACCGCGTACACCTGGACGCAGGCCTCAACTGCCGCCTATGGATTTCAAATTCCCGCCTGCTCCCACATCCGATCCTAGCAATCGCCCTGCCCTTTCTCCTGCGGCAACATCCATTGATGAGAATCCCGGCTCCGTGTCGACGGGACTATCAAGTGGGAAAGAAAGCCCAGCAATACCTCCACTTGGTCACCTACCCCAGCTTACACGAATAATCTCGACATCCAGCCCGAGTGGAAGTCACAGGAGTAGCGGCGAGTTCTACTCTGCTAGCGACAACTCCTCAGAGACACTTCAATCCGAATACACGAATTACTCTGCAAATACCCGACGCCCGAGTGGTCCTCGTCACGCGCGTCATTTCTCGAGTGTGGATACGGGACCGAAACGACCCAACGGCCAAACTCTCCTCATGGGCTATGCCCAAGTCAGCGCATCCTTTACCGTCGATGGCTCGTTAATCAACCAGGCAGCGTTTGAAGAAGTTAAACGTAAAGGGGTCGTTGGCAGTCAAGGTAATGCGGCTGGTACGCTCGGTGGTGGATCCGCCTCCATCAGCGACAAAAGTCGTAAAAGTGGTGGATTCTGGGGCGCTTTCAAGTGGAATGCGATAGAGGAGTCCATAAGCGGTCTTCTATCCAACAACGAACTCGATGGTCTCCGTGATATGCGTGGCGTTACATCGTCACGATCGATACCTTTATTATCCACTCCGCAGTCTCTTCTCTTTGTGGATCTGCGACTGGCACCAGGAGAAGAACAGtcatattccttctccttcactcTTCCCAAGGGGCTTCCTGCGAGTCATAAGGGCAAAGCTATCAAGATATCTTATAATCTAGTCATAGGTACTCAAAGGCCGAGTGGGTCTAACGAACCTCAGCGCGTGAATCGCATCACTATCCCCTTCCGTGTCTTCAGTGGAGTCAACA GTCAAGGAGAGATCCTTGGGCATAACCTGATGAGCCCTTATGTCATTCTTCGAGACGAAGCCAGAGTCCAGAAAGTAGGCTCTACCTCCCCACCGCCAGTGTCAAAGAATAAGAGCATTAGCGGGCATGTATGGACGTCAGCGCCAGAATTTCTTTCCTACGTAGATGAACTCCTCGAGCAACAATCTCGCAAAAATTTACTGCAGCCACCAGACCTTGTCAGCGCAAGACGCTCCTCAAGTTATGAAGCGTTGGCCGGTCCGCTTTCCTGCAAAGACGCAATAGACTTGGCCATCCTGCGAAGCAATCAAGCCATCAGTAAGGCGCGCAGTCCTAACCGGTTTGAAATTGCCCGCAATGGGCGTCGGATCGCTGTGGTGGTGCTGAATCGGCCAGCACATCGACTGGGCGAAACCATCACTGCCACAGTGAATTTCACGGATGTGGCACTCCCATGCTACGCCCTGCGGGCCACACTGGAGTCGTTTGAGAAGGTCGCATCCTCACTGGCAGTTCGGTCAAATGCTAGCATCCACCGAGCCACGCGACGTGTGCATGCATCCTTCTTCGAAAATACGCTTTACTCCACTCGAGTTGTTTTCAGCCCTGCGGTGCCCGTCTCCGCAACGCCGACTATCATCACCACCGGAGTCAACCATGAATGGGAGTTACGATTCGAGTTTGTTACTACCAGTTTGCACCATGAGCTGGGGACGGGCCTTTCCGGTGCTAGGCTGCTTGAAGTGGTTTCCGAGGACGACCGTGGGCAGGTTATGTCAGGCCTGGAGAACCTCGGTTGTGAGTCCTTTGAGATCGCAATCCCCGTCACGGTATACGGGGAAACTGTTCGGGAGAGGCTCCCGGAAGAGAACGAGGGTTATTCTATCTAG
- a CDS encoding Mob1/phocein family protein, producing the protein MASLITTMFVPFRPFIPSPSPSSSSTSPSAPPSHPLSALTPSISCSTIHTFRGPLSEPPSYLSPAVRALKQNLCGLTPPSNARTRAPFKPRSAAKGTSSYQLRQFAEATLGSGSLRKAVKLPEGEDLNEWLAVNVVDFYNQINLLYGAITEFCSPQSCPEMKATDEFEYLWQDSENFKRPTKMSAPEYIEHLMSWVQSNIDNEQMFPSRLGVPFPKAFSSLIRQIFKRLYRVYAHIYCHHYPVVVHLGLEPHLNTSFKHYVLFVDEHRLATGKDYWGPLGDLVDSMLRSD; encoded by the exons ATGGCTTCACTTATCACCACCATGTTCGTGCCCTTTAGACCTTTTattccctctccttctccttcttcctcatctaCTTCTCCGTCTGCCCCGCCTTCACACCCTCTCTCCGCCCTCACCCCGTCAATCTCATGCAGCACCATCCATACTTTCCGTGGTCCGTTGTCGGAGCCACCTTCTTACCTGTCTCCTGCTGTTCGCGCGCTCAAGCAGAATCTGTGTGGACTGACGCCTCCCAGCAATGCGCGAACCAGGGCGCCGTTTAAGCCCCGGTCAGCTGCCAAGGGCACGAGCAGTTATCAATTGAGGCAGTTTGCAGAGGCGACGCTGGGGAGCGGGAGCTTGAGAAAGGCTGTGAAGCTCCCGGAGGGCGAGGATCTGAATGAGTGGCTTGCAGTCAATG TGGTCGACTTTTACAATCAGATCAACCTCCTCTACGGCGCCATCACCGAGTTCTGCTCCCCACAGTCATGTCCGGAGATGAAAGCCACCGATGA GTTCGAGTATCTCTGGCAAGACTCGGAGAATTTCAAGCGACCGACGAAGATGTCCGCGCCAGAGTACATCGAACATCTGATGAGCTGGGTCCAGAGTAATATCGACAATGAACAAATGTTCCCAAGCAGGCTTG GAGTCCCCTTCCCCAAGGCATTCTCAAGTTTGATTCGCCAGATCTTCAAGCGACTTTATCGGGTGTATGCACACATCTACTGCCACCACTACCCTGTGGTTGTGCACTTGGGACTCGAGCCCCATCTCAATACCAGTTTCAAACATTATGTTCTATTCGTTGATGAACATCGGCTGGCGACCGGTAAGGATTATTGGGGTCCTCTTGGAGACCTCGTTGACAGCATGCTGCGGAGTGATTGA
- a CDS encoding F1F0 ATP synthase subunit 5: MNTARVARLGLRATQQFSVPRTAALNGLRTYATPAQNVKPPVALFGVDGTYATALYTASAKSSALDQTSKALSSLAQTFKADRKLTSIIAAPTLSASDKQQIIQELQKIAGNDKGDIIKNFLQTLAENNRLGLLEGICQKFETLMGAHRGEMEVTITSAQELDNKTINRLEKAVSKHELSQGKKLKIVTKVNPEIVGGLVVEIGDRTIDLSVSSKLAKLNKALTDAL, translated from the exons ATGAACACTGCTCGTGTCGCCCGTCTTGGCCTGCGTGCCACCCAGCAGTTCTCCGTCCCTCGCACTGCCGCTCTCAACGGTTTGAGGACTTATGCTACCCCGGCTCAGAACGTCAAGCCCCCCGTGGCTCTCTTCGGCGTTGATGGAACCTATGCCACTGCTCTG TACACTGCCTCTGCCAAGTCCTCCGCTCTCGACCAGACGTCCAAGGCTCTCTCCAGCCTCGCTCAGACCTTCAAGGCCGACCGCAAGCTGACCAGCATCATCGCTGCCCCCACCCTCAGCGCCAGCGACAAGcagcagatcatccaggAACTCCAGAAGATCGCCGGTAACGACAAGGGCGACATCATCAAGAATTTCCTGCAGACCCTGGCTGAGAACAACCGTCTCGGCCTCCTTGAGGGCATCTGTCAGAAGTTCGAGACCCTGATGGGTGCTCACCGTGGTGAGATGGAGGTTACCATCACCAGTGCCCAG GAACTCGACAACAAGACCATCAACCGCCTTGAGAAGGCCGTTTCCAAGCACGAGCTCAGCCAGggcaagaagctcaagatcgTTACTAAG GTTAACCCCGAAATCGTCGGCGGCCTCGTCGTGGAGATCGGCGATCGCACCATCGACCTCAGCGTCTCGTCCAAGCTGGCCAAGCTCAACAAGGCCCTTACCGATGCTCTGTAG